Proteins encoded together in one Methanobacterium bryantii window:
- a CDS encoding UPF0146 family protein, whose amino-acid sequence MWKDFAQYIINNYSNAEKIVEVGAGKFHKVASILEENLSSSIVMTDIKPSHGKIIKDNICNPDLKIYGGSSLIYSIRPQPELMPHLIVVAEKTGADLIIKPFSTDSVNSSKMKLINYKRATFYKASYK is encoded by the coding sequence ATGTGGAAAGATTTTGCTCAGTATATCATTAACAATTATAGTAACGCAGAGAAGATAGTGGAAGTAGGTGCTGGAAAGTTCCATAAAGTTGCCTCGATCCTGGAAGAAAACCTCAGTTCATCTATTGTCATGACAGATATTAAACCTTCTCATGGGAAAATAATCAAAGATAATATTTGTAATCCGGACTTAAAAATATATGGTGGATCATCTCTTATTTATTCTATACGGCCCCAACCAGAATTGATGCCCCATCTTATTGTTGTTGCAGAAAAAACTGGTGCCGACCTTATCATAAAACCATTTTCCACAGACTCGGTAAATTCCAGCAAAATGAAGCTTATAAATTATAAAAGGGCAACTTTTTACAAGGCATCTTATAAATAA
- a CDS encoding calcium-transporting P-type ATPase, PMR1-type, which produces MKWQKLSVDETLKTLNSDANKGLAEEEAKKRNLKFGLNELVEKEKPGPIRLFLGQFKEILIVILIFAAIAAYYVGDTIDAVVILIVVVINAVVGFIQEYRAEKAMEKLKGLISNEAVVIRDGKKQKILAQNLTPGDIVVIEEGDNIPADLRLIKSFDLRVDESALTGESLPAKKHSEIVDGDEETDNLVFMDTAVSLGRGKGVVVAVGMGTSIGKIAELIQEEEEDTPLHQKIGRLGRNLGILALVVCSVVFVLQYLQGLPIIDTFLTAISLAVAAVPEGLPAILTLTLALGMQRMAKSNAIVRKLLAVETLGSCNVICTDKTGTLTKNKMTVRETRITAPEKAFEISALCNNAVLNEGKLIGDPTDGAILAYAEENGYTRSELEKIHPRLLEIPLDSVRKRMTTVNDFNGTNYVLVKGAPEIVLDKCMWIEKDARPQKLAKQDKEIILNDLKDMTGKALRVLALAYKKLTPAEQDLNSVDKDKLEENLVFVGLVGMMDPPRQEAKEAVATCMKAGIRVVMITGDHEDTAAAIGKEIGILTDGKVLTGSELDKINEAEFKEMVDDIQVYARVFPEQKVRIVEALKEKGNITSMTGDGVNDAPALKKAAIGVAMGSGTDVAKESADMLLQDDNFATIVKAVKEGRIIFDNIRRFVRFQLSTNIGAILTITSASILSLPVPFNPIQVLWINIIMDGPPAQSLGVEPPEKNVMERAPLKEEIIPRKNLLKIAIAGVVMTVGTLVLYYLELVNGAGTLKATTIAFTVFVMFQIFNVFNCRAEKFSNFSNKFLIVAIGLSFLLQLAVIYVPFLQGVFRTTALSIIDWIAIIIVASLIFVSDWLVERFMK; this is translated from the coding sequence ATGAAATGGCAAAAGTTAAGTGTAGATGAAACGTTGAAGACTCTCAACTCAGATGCAAATAAAGGTTTAGCAGAGGAAGAAGCTAAAAAACGTAACCTTAAATTTGGACTGAATGAACTAGTCGAAAAGGAGAAACCTGGCCCAATACGTCTTTTTTTAGGGCAGTTTAAAGAAATACTTATAGTGATACTCATATTTGCCGCCATAGCGGCATATTATGTTGGAGATACAATTGATGCGGTTGTTATCCTGATTGTTGTTGTAATAAATGCTGTTGTTGGATTTATACAGGAATACCGGGCAGAAAAAGCTATGGAAAAGCTTAAAGGCCTCATCTCCAATGAAGCAGTTGTTATCAGGGATGGTAAAAAACAGAAAATACTTGCCCAAAATTTAACACCCGGAGATATTGTTGTTATAGAAGAAGGAGACAATATTCCTGCAGATTTAAGACTAATAAAAAGTTTTGATTTAAGGGTAGACGAATCAGCGCTTACTGGAGAATCACTTCCAGCTAAAAAACACTCCGAAATTGTTGATGGGGACGAAGAAACAGATAATCTGGTTTTTATGGATACTGCTGTATCCTTAGGTAGAGGAAAAGGTGTTGTAGTAGCAGTAGGTATGGGCACTTCTATAGGGAAAATAGCAGAATTAATACAGGAAGAAGAAGAGGATACTCCCCTACATCAAAAAATAGGCCGCCTCGGAAGGAACTTAGGAATTCTCGCACTGGTTGTCTGTTCAGTGGTATTTGTTTTACAGTACCTGCAGGGACTCCCAATAATTGATACATTTTTAACAGCTATTTCTTTAGCGGTTGCAGCGGTTCCAGAGGGCCTTCCTGCAATTTTAACACTTACACTCGCCCTTGGAATGCAAAGAATGGCAAAAAGCAATGCCATTGTTAGAAAACTCCTCGCAGTTGAGACTTTAGGGTCATGTAATGTTATATGTACCGATAAAACAGGTACACTTACCAAAAATAAGATGACTGTAAGGGAAACCCGCATAACTGCTCCTGAGAAAGCCTTTGAGATTTCTGCATTGTGTAACAATGCGGTTTTAAATGAAGGCAAACTCATAGGTGACCCTACTGATGGGGCCATATTAGCTTATGCTGAAGAAAATGGGTATACTAGGTCTGAACTTGAAAAAATACATCCAAGACTGCTTGAAATCCCGCTTGACAGCGTTAGAAAACGGATGACTACTGTGAATGATTTCAATGGAACTAATTATGTCCTGGTTAAAGGAGCTCCCGAAATCGTTTTGGACAAATGTATGTGGATTGAAAAAGATGCACGACCTCAAAAACTCGCTAAACAAGATAAAGAGATCATATTAAATGACTTAAAGGACATGACAGGTAAAGCCCTTCGTGTTCTGGCTCTTGCATACAAAAAACTAACACCTGCAGAACAAGATCTGAATAGTGTTGATAAAGATAAATTAGAAGAAAACCTTGTTTTCGTTGGTTTAGTTGGAATGATGGACCCACCAAGACAAGAAGCTAAAGAAGCAGTTGCAACCTGTATGAAAGCAGGGATCAGAGTCGTGATGATAACAGGAGACCATGAAGATACTGCTGCAGCCATAGGAAAAGAAATTGGAATTCTTACAGATGGCAAAGTCCTCACAGGTTCCGAACTTGATAAAATCAATGAAGCTGAATTTAAAGAGATGGTTGATGATATCCAGGTTTATGCAAGAGTTTTCCCCGAGCAAAAAGTTAGAATTGTAGAAGCCCTTAAAGAAAAAGGCAACATCACATCCATGACTGGAGACGGTGTAAACGATGCCCCTGCTCTTAAAAAGGCAGCCATTGGAGTTGCCATGGGAAGCGGTACCGATGTCGCTAAAGAGTCGGCAGATATGCTTTTACAGGACGATAACTTTGCTACTATTGTTAAAGCTGTTAAAGAAGGACGTATAATATTTGATAACATCAGAAGATTTGTCAGGTTCCAGCTTTCAACCAACATAGGAGCCATACTCACCATTACTTCTGCATCGATCCTGAGCCTTCCCGTACCATTTAACCCGATCCAGGTTCTATGGATAAACATAATTATGGACGGCCCACCAGCACAATCCCTTGGAGTTGAGCCTCCTGAAAAGAATGTTATGGAACGCGCTCCACTAAAAGAAGAAATAATACCCAGGAAGAATTTGCTTAAAATAGCCATTGCAGGAGTTGTAATGACTGTAGGAACACTGGTACTCTACTATTTAGAGCTTGTAAATGGAGCAGGTACTTTAAAAGCTACAACAATAGCATTTACTGTGTTTGTTATGTTCCAGATATTTAACGTGTTTAACTGCAGAGCAGAGAAGTTCTCAAACTTCTCAAACAAATTCCTGATTGTGGCAATTGGGCTGTCGTTCTTACTGCAGCTAGCCGTTATATATGTTCCATTCCTACAGGGCGTATTTAGAACAACTGCACTGTCAATAATTGACTGGATTGCAATTATAATAGTCGCCAGCTTGATTTTTGTAAGCGACTGGCTAGTTGAGAGGTTTATGAAATGA
- the cobK gene encoding precorrin-6A reductase: protein MNVMVMAGTKDAANIIKKLSSTKKFNILATTTTHYGADIAKAAGADEIISKGLTLEELVEVIKTNDINILIDATHPFAAIATHNAIKSSKITGIKYLRFERPLEDLKENDLIHETSSFEEAALKAAELTKDRVLHLAGVSTLNPIIKKIDSSRLFARVLPSVDSIQKCIDLGIKQGNIIAMQGVFSKKFNKILFEEYNISLIITKESGETGGTLSKISAAVELGLDVILVTRPEVAELENNDIFTDLNEIVDFMLKIT, encoded by the coding sequence ATGAATGTAATGGTAATGGCAGGTACAAAAGATGCTGCAAATATCATAAAAAAGTTAAGCAGTACAAAAAAGTTCAATATACTTGCCACAACCACCACACATTATGGTGCAGACATTGCAAAAGCAGCAGGTGCAGATGAAATAATTTCTAAAGGGCTTACCCTGGAAGAACTGGTTGAAGTAATTAAAACAAATGATATAAACATTTTAATAGATGCTACCCACCCATTTGCTGCAATTGCAACCCATAATGCTATAAAATCTTCAAAGATAACTGGAATCAAATATTTAAGGTTTGAAAGGCCATTAGAAGATTTAAAAGAGAATGATCTGATTCATGAAACGTCTTCATTTGAAGAAGCCGCATTAAAAGCAGCAGAACTAACTAAAGACAGAGTTTTGCACCTTGCAGGGGTTTCAACATTGAACCCCATAATCAAAAAAATTGATTCTTCACGATTATTTGCAAGGGTACTTCCCTCAGTCGATTCCATCCAGAAATGCATTGACCTGGGAATAAAACAGGGAAATATAATCGCAATGCAGGGCGTATTCTCAAAAAAATTCAATAAAATATTGTTTGAGGAATATAACATATCTCTCATCATAACAAAAGAAAGTGGAGAAACAGGTGGAACTCTATCAAAAATAAGTGCTGCTGTTGAACTTGGGCTTGACGTAATATTGGTTACCCGCCCAGAAGTTGCAGAACTTGAAAATAACGATATTTTTACAGATCTAAATGAAATAGTTGATTTTATGTTAAAAATTACATAA
- a CDS encoding flavodoxin family protein codes for MKSIVLYYSRTGKTAATAKVIADKLSSEIIEVKDIKGRKGFIGYIKAALDARGMKTTPIEPNTINIADYDTICLGTPVWAGKPAPAINTIIKNMEIRGKDIILFITLGGNNYKDALNSMSKEVEAEGGNVIKTIAVIKSGNKTEADIANEINKIDLNI; via the coding sequence TTGAAATCAATAGTTCTGTATTATTCAAGAACTGGAAAGACTGCTGCAACTGCAAAAGTCATTGCAGATAAACTATCCTCTGAAATAATTGAAGTTAAAGATATTAAAGGTAGAAAAGGATTTATAGGTTATATAAAAGCTGCCCTTGATGCACGAGGCATGAAAACAACACCTATCGAACCAAATACTATAAATATTGCAGACTATGATACCATCTGTCTTGGAACACCAGTATGGGCTGGAAAACCAGCTCCTGCAATAAATACCATTATAAAAAACATGGAAATTAGAGGAAAAGATATTATTCTATTTATAACTCTTGGGGGAAACAACTACAAAGATGCACTCAACTCAATGAGCAAAGAAGTTGAAGCAGAAGGAGGTAATGTAATTAAGACAATTGCAGTAATAAAAAGCGGTAATAAAACTGAAGCAGATATTGCAAATGAAATAAATAAAATAGATCTTAATATTTAA
- a CDS encoding helix-turn-helix transcriptional regulator, producing MAPEDIFELYEEIKDDLKFITSSDIRAKIIISLKEGPKKLGDLKDEVHMRSSSILHSMSQLETKNLITREFQSYSLSQTGEMAATVIIDMVNSFSLIKENENFWLKHNINEIPEKLMEKIDHLNNFKVITSPNSEQFLFKELLLHSKVIKGIISPLIIYDELEVVNKKENVHIILANNTSNDIIEELKFRNISITENIKLWEIKDNLKLILIVADNFMLLNLPQEEDSISYLVSETEESIEWGNKLFNHYLSQAEELNI from the coding sequence ATGGCCCCAGAAGATATTTTTGAACTCTATGAAGAAATAAAGGATGATTTAAAATTTATCACATCCTCAGATATTCGGGCGAAAATAATCATAAGCTTAAAAGAAGGGCCAAAAAAGCTGGGTGATCTAAAGGATGAAGTTCATATGAGATCCTCTTCTATTTTACACAGCATGAGCCAGTTAGAAACTAAAAATCTTATAACCCGCGAATTTCAAAGTTACTCATTATCACAGACCGGTGAAATGGCGGCAACAGTCATTATAGATATGGTAAATTCATTCTCTTTAATTAAAGAAAATGAAAATTTCTGGTTGAAGCACAACATAAACGAAATTCCAGAAAAATTGATGGAGAAAATTGACCATTTAAACAATTTTAAAGTTATAACCTCCCCCAATTCTGAGCAATTCCTATTTAAAGAACTTCTTTTGCATTCTAAAGTCATAAAAGGCATTATTTCCCCTTTAATTATTTATGATGAACTTGAAGTAGTAAATAAAAAAGAAAATGTACACATTATTTTAGCTAATAATACCTCAAATGATATCATTGAAGAATTAAAGTTCCGAAACATATCCATAACTGAAAATATTAAACTATGGGAAATAAAAGATAATTTAAAATTAATTTTAATCGTTGCAGACAACTTCATGCTGTTGAATTTACCTCAAGAAGAGGATTCTATCAGTTATTTAGTGAGTGAAACTGAAGAATCAATTGAATGGGGAAATAAATTATTTAATCACTATCTTAGCCAAGCTGAAGAATTGAATATTTAA
- a CDS encoding molybdenum cofactor synthesis domain-containing protein yields the protein MGTEFLKIIDSEDVKGIIENIEIKREIETVHLTDAYLRVLAENVHATIDLPPFNRVSRDGYAVKAEDTFGASEDKPVTLKLIDAIGAGDKPEKKVEKGTCIEVGTGAPVPEGADAVIMVEFTEKVDGHVHIHKSAAIKQWIASKGSDVSEGDFLLASGTLLTHDKIGVLGAIGMGEVPVFKKPKVAVISTGNEIISYDETLEYGKIYDINSQTIANAVKSCGCTPVYSGVAKDDYDDIRTHIEQHLDADVIITSGGTSAGAGDVLKLVLDDIGEVFVHGIAVKPGKPTIVGKINNKPVFGLPGYPAAALTIFHVLVAPFLRKMASVSRRKSDVLRLKLSRRYHSSRGRHQYVLVKIENEMASPILKDSGAITAIAEADGYFEINKNVELVPEGVEVEVILLESR from the coding sequence ATGGGAACAGAGTTTTTAAAAATAATTGATTCGGAAGACGTAAAGGGCATCATAGAAAATATAGAGATTAAAAGGGAAATTGAAACAGTACACCTAACGGATGCATATCTGAGAGTGCTGGCAGAAAATGTGCACGCTACAATTGATCTTCCGCCGTTTAACCGGGTATCACGAGATGGATATGCAGTTAAAGCAGAGGATACATTTGGGGCTTCTGAAGATAAACCTGTAACTTTAAAATTAATCGATGCTATTGGGGCTGGAGATAAACCAGAGAAAAAAGTTGAAAAAGGGACCTGTATTGAGGTAGGTACGGGGGCTCCAGTTCCCGAGGGTGCAGATGCTGTGATAATGGTAGAATTTACAGAAAAAGTAGATGGACATGTACATATACATAAAAGCGCAGCTATTAAACAATGGATAGCATCTAAGGGTTCTGATGTATCTGAAGGAGATTTTCTTTTAGCTTCAGGCACCCTACTTACTCATGATAAAATTGGAGTTTTAGGCGCTATAGGGATGGGGGAAGTGCCTGTTTTTAAGAAACCTAAAGTTGCAGTGATATCAACCGGAAATGAAATAATAAGCTATGATGAAACGCTGGAATATGGGAAGATATATGATATAAACTCTCAAACTATTGCAAATGCAGTGAAGTCCTGTGGATGTACTCCCGTATATTCTGGAGTTGCAAAAGATGATTATGATGATATCAGAACTCATATAGAACAGCATTTAGATGCAGATGTAATAATAACTTCGGGTGGGACTTCAGCAGGTGCTGGGGATGTACTTAAATTGGTTTTGGATGATATTGGTGAAGTTTTTGTTCATGGGATCGCTGTAAAGCCGGGTAAACCTACAATAGTTGGTAAAATTAATAATAAACCGGTTTTTGGACTTCCTGGTTATCCTGCAGCAGCTTTAACTATCTTCCATGTTCTTGTAGCTCCATTCCTGCGAAAAATGGCTTCTGTAAGTCGTCGAAAATCAGATGTTTTAAGACTTAAATTATCCAGAAGATACCATTCATCAAGGGGAAGACATCAATATGTTCTTGTTAAAATAGAAAATGAGATGGCAAGTCCTATACTAAAAGATTCTGGTGCAATAACAGCTATTGCAGAGGCTGATGGATACTTTGAAATTAATAAAAATGTGGAACTGGTTCCAGAAGGAGTTGAAGTTGAAGTTATCCTTTTAGAAAGTAGATAA
- the eif1A gene encoding translation initiation factor eIF-1A, translating to MNRGRGRGHDTQQVRRVRSPRKGEIPGVVEQILGHGKLKVRCADGKIRLSRIPGKMKKRIWIREGDVVLVKPWDFQSDEKADVIWRYTRTEANWLERRGYLNL from the coding sequence TTGAATAGAGGCAGAGGACGTGGACATGATACACAACAGGTTAGAAGAGTAAGGTCTCCAAGAAAAGGAGAAATACCAGGTGTTGTTGAACAGATATTAGGTCACGGAAAATTAAAAGTCAGATGTGCTGATGGAAAAATAAGGCTTTCCAGAATACCTGGAAAAATGAAAAAGAGGATATGGATAAGGGAAGGAGATGTAGTTCTTGTTAAACCATGGGACTTCCAAAGTGACGAAAAAGCAGACGTCATATGGAGATATACAAGAACAGAAGCAAACTGGCTTGAACGTAGGGGTTATCTTAACTTATAA
- a CDS encoding serine protein kinase RIO — protein MDSKISKADDILQKMLSEKRLKSVEDKRVGSEVFDTITLKTLYKLANDGYIHRLNGAISTGKEANVFTGIDKNDNFVAVKIYRVTTSDFKKMQTYIQGDPRFRIRTTNKRQLINAWVNKEFRNLQRADEAGVKVPKPIVAKNNILVMEYIGDEEGDAALPMRHSDIKNPEELLNKVINNMKLLYTKAGLVHGDLSSYNILIQDNEPVIIDISQGMTKDHPIAEELLNRDIENITKDFKKLGVKISAKEIRSEIIDLKS, from the coding sequence ATGGATTCTAAAATATCAAAAGCAGATGACATTTTACAGAAAATGTTATCTGAAAAAAGACTTAAGAGCGTTGAGGATAAGCGCGTTGGAAGCGAAGTATTTGACACAATAACCCTTAAAACACTTTACAAACTCGCAAATGATGGGTATATTCACAGGTTAAATGGAGCAATAAGCACTGGAAAAGAAGCCAATGTCTTTACAGGTATAGATAAAAATGATAATTTTGTAGCTGTTAAAATTTACAGAGTTACCACATCTGATTTTAAAAAAATGCAGACATACATCCAGGGAGATCCCCGATTCCGCATAAGAACTACAAATAAACGCCAGCTTATAAATGCGTGGGTTAATAAAGAATTTAGAAATCTTCAAAGGGCTGATGAAGCTGGAGTTAAAGTACCAAAACCAATTGTAGCTAAAAACAACATACTCGTAATGGAGTATATTGGAGATGAAGAAGGAGATGCAGCGCTCCCAATGAGACATTCCGATATTAAAAACCCTGAAGAACTGCTAAATAAAGTAATCAATAATATGAAACTTTTATACACAAAAGCAGGGCTTGTACATGGAGATCTTTCAAGTTACAACATTTTAATTCAAGATAATGAACCCGTAATTATTGATATATCTCAAGGAATGACCAAGGATCATCCAATTGCTGAAGAGCTTTTAAATAGAGATATAGAAAATATTACTAAAGATTTTAAGAAATTAGGCGTTAAAATATCTGCAAAAGAAATTAGAAGCGAAATTATAGATTTAAAATCATAA
- a CDS encoding KH domain-containing protein, protein MPNTEYLKIPKERVGVLIGKDGTTKEHIENMTKTELDIESETGSITITPTDEMEDPLSVWKTRYIIKAIGRGFSPETAFKLLDDEFILDIINLQDFVGKSKKAILRQKGRIIGREGRTKEIIKDMTDVDISVYGKTVSLIGDMERIQIAKEAIEMILNGVRHKSVYSFLEKKKQELKRKEFENIVLKE, encoded by the coding sequence ATGCCCAACACTGAATATCTTAAGATCCCAAAAGAAAGAGTAGGGGTCCTAATTGGAAAAGACGGTACTACAAAAGAACATATTGAAAACATGACTAAAACAGAACTGGATATTGAAAGTGAAACTGGGAGTATCACCATTACCCCAACAGATGAAATGGAAGATCCGTTATCTGTTTGGAAGACCAGATATATTATTAAAGCTATAGGCAGAGGTTTTAGCCCTGAAACAGCTTTTAAATTACTTGATGATGAATTTATTCTAGATATAATCAATTTGCAGGATTTCGTTGGAAAATCAAAAAAAGCAATACTCAGACAGAAAGGAAGAATAATCGGTAGAGAAGGAAGAACAAAAGAAATAATTAAAGATATGACCGATGTAGATATTTCTGTATACGGTAAAACAGTGTCCCTAATTGGAGACATGGAAAGAATACAAATTGCAAAAGAAGCAATTGAAATGATTTTAAATGGTGTAAGACATAAAAGTGTTTACTCATTTTTAGAAAAGAAGAAACAAGAACTTAAAAGAAAAGAATTTGAGAATATCGTACTCAAAGAATAA
- the top6B gene encoding DNA topoisomerase VI subunit B: METNASLQKEISAEREASEIFEEFKELTPSEFFRRNKQMLGFSGKIRSLTIVFHELITNSIDAAEEAGILPEMVIDLKRIDKDHYILRHQDNGPGIPEPFITKVFCTMFAGSKFRNIQSRGQQGLGCSGCVLLSQMTTGQPVKIRSGYKEGNKIKGVEMTVKMDVKTNQGLILDRKEIELDSTGVSMELHFKDVSYSLSEQGAFEYIRRTMIANPHAKIVFKDPTGSRYIFDRATDEIPPMPKEVLPHPKGVTADDLIFMAKHTDKRRFRSMLTSSLSRMSNKRVDELEEITGIDFNKRPKDMKWEEAEKIVELFQSMDFMAPPTAGLIPIGQEQVEKGMIEILEPEYVKTITRKPKTYKGGVSFVIEAGLAYGGKSGRVVGEQKKAEIMRFANRVPLTFDQGSCGITEALKSIDWKRYGIRDLENAPITVFVNIVSTHVPYMSTGKQSVAPEAEIMQEVRQATMKIARSLQKYLNAKRAAKEEAMRAKVFETLVPVVLKEAAILAERDVPEYIEVMKKVTRNAGILGGATDDE, encoded by the coding sequence TTGGAAACAAACGCGTCTTTGCAAAAAGAAATATCTGCAGAAAGAGAAGCATCAGAAATCTTTGAAGAATTCAAAGAGCTTACTCCATCAGAATTTTTCAGAAGAAATAAACAAATGCTCGGTTTTTCTGGTAAAATACGATCACTAACAATAGTTTTCCACGAACTGATCACAAACAGTATTGATGCTGCTGAAGAAGCAGGAATTTTGCCAGAAATGGTAATAGATCTTAAAAGGATAGATAAAGATCATTACATTTTACGTCATCAGGATAACGGGCCCGGTATCCCCGAACCTTTCATCACCAAGGTATTCTGTACCATGTTTGCCGGTTCTAAATTTAGAAATATCCAATCAAGAGGGCAGCAAGGGTTAGGTTGTAGTGGGTGTGTTTTACTATCACAAATGACCACAGGACAACCTGTTAAAATAAGATCAGGATACAAAGAGGGAAACAAGATCAAAGGAGTGGAAATGACGGTCAAAATGGACGTCAAAACAAACCAGGGGCTTATATTAGACAGGAAAGAAATTGAATTAGATTCAACTGGTGTGAGCATGGAACTTCACTTTAAAGATGTTTCCTATTCTCTAAGTGAACAGGGAGCATTTGAATATATAAGAAGAACCATGATTGCAAACCCGCACGCTAAAATCGTGTTTAAAGATCCTACAGGCAGCAGGTACATCTTTGATAGGGCAACTGATGAAATACCGCCAATGCCAAAAGAAGTACTCCCGCACCCAAAAGGAGTAACAGCTGATGATTTAATCTTCATGGCAAAGCATACCGATAAAAGACGGTTCAGGAGCATGCTTACAAGTTCCCTTTCAAGAATGTCCAATAAAAGGGTAGACGAACTTGAAGAAATAACTGGAATTGATTTCAACAAGCGCCCTAAAGACATGAAATGGGAAGAAGCAGAAAAAATCGTTGAACTGTTCCAGTCAATGGACTTCATGGCTCCCCCAACAGCAGGATTAATCCCAATAGGTCAAGAACAAGTTGAAAAAGGTATGATAGAAATATTAGAGCCAGAATATGTAAAAACTATAACCAGGAAACCTAAAACATATAAAGGTGGTGTATCCTTCGTTATAGAAGCAGGACTTGCCTACGGTGGAAAATCAGGAAGAGTTGTGGGTGAGCAGAAAAAGGCAGAAATCATGCGTTTTGCAAACAGAGTTCCACTTACATTCGATCAGGGAAGCTGTGGTATAACTGAAGCTTTAAAAAGCATAGATTGGAAGCGTTACGGTATAAGAGACCTTGAAAATGCCCCAATAACAGTATTTGTAAATATTGTGTCAACCCACGTGCCTTACATGTCTACAGGAAAGCAGAGTGTTGCTCCTGAAGCTGAGATAATGCAGGAAGTAAGGCAGGCTACAATGAAAATTGCAAGGAGCTTACAAAAGTATCTGAATGCGAAAAGAGCTGCTAAAGAAGAAGCAATGCGTGCCAAGGTATTTGAAACGTTGGTACCCGTTGTACTCAAAGAAGCTGCAATCCTTGCAGAAAGGGATGTTCCAGAATATATAGAAGTTATGAAAAAAGTCACAAGAAATGCAGGAATTTTAGGCGGTGCCACTGATGATGAATAG
- a CDS encoding DNA topoisomerase IV subunit A has protein sequence MNRRDFTLAKLKGLGNTIIDDVEKNTVPAVKVPSRGTSNIVYDQDKRYYVLGDRYGQRSLGNVKQIKKVAQMVSMANFCKGLVETQKTATIREMYYVSEGWDVDFGSQDESNLIGEDLEVTLGIAREDLGLMPEEDGASVYGNITIKDDDVEINAAKSGKSGYSISPTIDDVEFVDHDVQRVIAVETMGMFHRMVQEKAYKKFDTLIVGLKGQAARATRRFLKRVNEELHLPVYICNDGDPWGFHIAMVIISGSAKLAHVNHDLATPDAKFMGVTASDIINYDLPTDPLKDIDVLRLKELAKDPRYKNEFWQNEIKKMLKIGKKAEQQSFSKYGLEYVVDTYFPEKLDSM, from the coding sequence ATGAATAGACGAGATTTTACCCTGGCTAAATTAAAAGGCTTAGGAAATACAATAATAGACGACGTTGAGAAAAACACGGTTCCTGCAGTAAAGGTTCCTTCAAGAGGTACATCCAACATAGTTTACGATCAGGATAAACGTTATTATGTCCTTGGTGACCGATATGGGCAGCGATCCCTCGGAAACGTGAAACAGATCAAAAAAGTTGCTCAAATGGTCAGCATGGCCAACTTCTGTAAAGGTCTGGTGGAAACCCAAAAAACAGCTACCATAAGGGAAATGTATTACGTTTCAGAAGGTTGGGATGTTGATTTTGGAAGTCAGGACGAATCTAACCTTATAGGTGAAGATTTAGAAGTTACATTGGGAATAGCTCGTGAAGACCTTGGATTGATGCCAGAAGAAGACGGAGCATCTGTTTATGGTAACATCACTATAAAAGATGATGATGTTGAAATCAACGCCGCTAAATCAGGGAAATCCGGATACTCCATATCTCCAACCATTGACGATGTTGAATTTGTAGATCATGATGTCCAGCGGGTAATCGCAGTGGAAACCATGGGGATGTTCCACAGGATGGTTCAGGAAAAAGCTTACAAAAAATTCGACACTTTAATCGTGGGATTAAAAGGTCAAGCAGCTAGAGCAACAAGAAGATTCCTTAAAAGAGTTAATGAAGAGCTGCATTTACCAGTTTATATCTGTAACGACGGAGACCCATGGGGATTTCACATCGCCATGGTTATAATTTCTGGAAGTGCAAAGCTTGCACACGTTAACCACGACCTTGCAACACCTGATGCTAAATTTATGGGTGTAACAGCAAGCGATATAATAAATTACGACCTTCCAACTGACCCATTAAAAGATATAGATGTTTTAAGGCTTAAAGAACTTGCCAAAGATCCAAGATATAAAAATGAATTCTGGCAGAATGAAATTAAAAAGATGCTTAAAATCGGGAAAAAAGCAGAACAGCAGTCTTTTTCAAAATATGGTCTCGAATATGTCGTAGATACATATTTCCCAGAAAAATTGGACTCAATGTAA